From Leishmania mexicana MHOM/GT/2001/U1103 complete genome, chromosome 21, a single genomic window includes:
- a CDS encoding putative calcineurin B subunit, with amino-acid sequence MNEVPLTAEELQYIRESTALTDAQVQRLYKSFSRLNKDKSGKITRAEFNSIPALASNPLVDRVLAVMDTDGDSTVDFGDFVRALAVLSSATSKEDKLRFTFKMYDIDGDGRISNRDLFQMLSIMVGVNLSQMQLQQIVDKTFIEADVDRDGYITFEEFEALAVNSDFGDRLNLHF; translated from the coding sequence ATGAACGAGGTTCCACTCACagcggaggagctgcagtACATCCGCGAGTCCACGGCGCTCACGGACGCGCAAGTGCAGAGACTGTACAAGAGCTTTTCCAGACTAAACAAAGACAAGTCTGGCAAGATCACTCGGGCGGAGTTCAACTCGATTCCTGCACTAGCCTCCAACCCACTCGTCGACAGAGTGCTGGCGGTGATGGACACGGATGGCGACTCCACGGTGGACTTTGGCGACTTTGTGCGGGCACTAGCGGTGCTCTCCTCGGCGACCTCGAAGGAGGATAAGCTGCGGTTCACGTTCAAGATGTACGACATCGACGGTGACGGCCGCATAAGCAACAGGGACCTCTTTCAAATGCTCAGCATCATGGTTGGGGTGAACCTCTCCCagatgcagctgcagcagattGTGGACAAGACGTTCATCGAGGCGGACGTTGATCGGGATGGCTACATTACTTTTGAGGAGTTCGAGGCGCTGGCCGTGAACAGCGACTTTGGCGATCGTCTGAACCTGCATTTTTag